From one Peptoniphilaceae bacterium AMB_02 genomic stretch:
- the rplE gene encoding 50S ribosomal protein L5, with the protein MTSRLKEKYINEVIPALMEKFEYKNVMEVPKLNKIIINMGVGVAKDNPKALENAVNEIQIITGQKPVITKAKKSIANFKLREGMSIGAKTTLRGEKMYDFLDKLVSVSLPRVRDFRGVSATSFDGRGNYALGIKEQLIFPEIVYDQIDEIRGMDIAIVTTAKTDEEAKAFLELMGMPFKK; encoded by the coding sequence ATGACTTCCAGATTAAAGGAAAAATACATTAATGAGGTAATTCCAGCACTTATGGAAAAGTTCGAATATAAGAACGTTATGGAAGTGCCAAAATTAAATAAAATAATTATTAATATGGGCGTTGGAGTTGCTAAGGACAATCCTAAGGCTCTAGAGAACGCAGTTAACGAAATTCAAATAATCACAGGACAAAAACCTGTTATAACAAAAGCTAAAAAATCTATAGCTAACTTTAAACTTAGAGAAGGCATGAGCATAGGTGCAAAAACCACTCTAAGAGGCGAAAAAATGTACGACTTCTTAGACAAACTAGTTAGTGTTTCACTACCTCGTGTTAGAGACTTTAGAGGAGTAAGCGCTACTTCATTTGATGGTAGAGGTAATTATGCGCTTGGTATTAAAGAGCAACTTATTTTCCCTGAAATTGTATACGATCAAATAGATGAAATCAGAGGAATGGATATAGCGATTGTTACTACAGCAAAAACTGACGAGGAAGCCAAGGCTTTCTTAGAGTTAATGGGAATGCCTTTTAAGAAATAA
- a CDS encoding type Z 30S ribosomal protein S14 — protein sequence MAKKSMIAKQKRPAKFSTREYSRCKICGRPHAYLRKYGVCRICFRELAYRGEIPGVRKASW from the coding sequence TTGGCAAAAAAATCAATGATTGCAAAGCAAAAGAGACCTGCAAAGTTTAGCACAAGAGAGTACTCAAGATGCAAAATTTGTGGACGACCTCATGCTTATTTAAGAAAATATGGAGTTTGCCGTATATGCTTTAGAGAACTTGCGTATAGAGGTGAAATACCAGGAGTTAGAAAAGCCAGCTGGTAA
- the rpsH gene encoding 30S ribosomal protein S8 encodes MITDPIADMLTRIRNGNDARHASVEIPASKVKKDLAQILLDEGYINGYNVTEDEVQGTITVDLKYGPNDEKVISGIRRISRPGLRVYVKNKEVPKVLGGLGIAIISTSKGIVTDRVARAEGVGGEVICYVW; translated from the coding sequence ATGATAACAGATCCTATAGCGGATATGCTAACAAGAATAAGAAACGGAAATGATGCAAGACATGCTTCTGTTGAAATTCCCGCTTCAAAAGTGAAGAAGGACCTCGCTCAGATACTTCTAGACGAGGGTTATATAAATGGATACAATGTAACTGAAGATGAAGTTCAAGGAACAATAACCGTAGATTTAAAATACGGACCTAATGATGAAAAAGTCATCTCAGGAATAAGAAGAATCTCCAGACCGGGTTTAAGAGTATATGTTAAGAACAAAGAAGTTCCTAAAGTACTTGGAGGTCTCGGAATTGCGATAATTTCTACATCTAAGGGTATTGTTACCGATAGAGTAGCTAGAGCAGAAGGAGTTGGTGGAGAGGTAATCTGTTACGTTTGGTAA